One Dictyoglomus thermophilum H-6-12 DNA window includes the following coding sequences:
- a CDS encoding transketolase codes for MRRNRFTAEQVDEKDIEYLKALAHKCRGDILKMTTLAGSGHPGGSMSSIEMYLTLYYFANVDPKDPKNPDRDRIIISHGHTSPGVYSALGNLGFFNIDEAIAYFRLAGSIFEGHVERYVPGVEWSTGNLGQGLSAGCGMAISAKLLKKDFHVFVVMGDGEQQKGQISEARRFAKKYNLSNLTVLIDYNKLQLSGPLSEIMPQNIKENYLADGWEVIEVDGHDFKALYKAIREAIYDNKPTAILAHTIMGKGVSFMENKFEFHGRALKPDEYKKALEELGIEDDLEKYKKMREEFKPSGKHIIEPYTININIGTPFTYEKDAKIDNRGAFGKALADLGKLNVGKEGTTPIAVVDCDLMESVRTHEFGKIAPENFFEVGIQEHNAATLAGALSSQGVITFFADFGVFGVDETYNQHRLNDINFTNLKVIVTHCGLDVGEDGKTHQCIDYIGAFRNLFGFKIIVPADGNQTDRVIRYVAKEFGNFLVAMGRSVTPIITDENGNPLFGGNYEFIYGKMDKVRDGDKAAIIACGPMVAKAVQVWEKLKEKGIKIKVFNFTSPKEIDWNALSEAAKTGFVLTYEDHNVYTGIGSIIAEALLEGGYKVKFKKLGVKEYGLSGKPDALYKFQGLDVDSVVDLIIKELE; via the coding sequence ATGAGAAGAAATCGTTTTACAGCCGAACAAGTAGATGAAAAGGATATAGAATACCTAAAAGCTCTTGCTCACAAATGCAGAGGCGATATTCTAAAGATGACAACTCTTGCTGGTTCAGGACATCCTGGTGGCTCCATGTCATCCATAGAAATGTACTTAACCCTGTACTATTTTGCCAATGTTGACCCCAAAGATCCTAAAAATCCTGATAGGGATAGAATCATTATCAGTCATGGACATACCTCTCCAGGCGTATATTCTGCCTTAGGAAATTTAGGATTTTTTAATATCGACGAAGCTATAGCCTACTTCAGACTCGCAGGAAGTATATTTGAAGGACACGTAGAAAGATACGTTCCTGGAGTTGAATGGAGTACTGGAAATTTAGGCCAAGGACTTTCTGCAGGATGTGGAATGGCTATTTCTGCAAAACTTCTTAAAAAAGATTTCCACGTCTTTGTAGTTATGGGAGATGGAGAACAGCAAAAAGGCCAAATCTCCGAAGCCCGAAGATTTGCTAAAAAATATAACCTATCTAATTTGACTGTACTCATAGACTATAACAAATTACAACTCTCAGGGCCTCTTTCTGAAATAATGCCTCAGAATATTAAAGAAAATTATCTTGCCGATGGATGGGAAGTAATAGAAGTAGATGGACACGATTTCAAAGCTCTTTACAAAGCCATAAGAGAAGCAATCTATGATAACAAGCCTACAGCTATTCTTGCCCACACCATTATGGGTAAGGGCGTATCATTTATGGAAAACAAATTCGAGTTTCATGGAAGAGCATTAAAGCCTGACGAATACAAAAAAGCCTTAGAAGAATTAGGGATTGAAGATGATCTTGAAAAATACAAAAAAATGAGAGAGGAATTTAAACCTTCTGGAAAACATATAATAGAGCCTTATACCATAAACATAAATATAGGTACTCCCTTTACTTATGAAAAAGACGCAAAGATAGATAATAGAGGTGCTTTTGGGAAAGCCCTTGCAGATCTTGGAAAACTAAATGTAGGAAAGGAAGGAACAACACCTATAGCAGTGGTAGATTGCGATCTAATGGAATCAGTAAGAACTCATGAGTTTGGTAAAATAGCTCCTGAGAATTTCTTTGAGGTAGGTATACAGGAACATAATGCAGCAACTCTTGCAGGAGCATTATCCTCTCAAGGAGTAATTACATTTTTCGCAGATTTTGGCGTTTTTGGCGTTGATGAAACCTACAATCAGCATAGACTAAACGATATTAACTTTACAAATTTAAAAGTTATTGTCACTCACTGCGGACTTGATGTAGGTGAAGATGGAAAAACTCATCAATGTATTGACTACATCGGAGCTTTTAGAAATCTCTTTGGTTTTAAGATTATTGTACCTGCAGATGGAAACCAAACTGATAGAGTAATAAGATATGTAGCAAAAGAATTTGGAAACTTCTTAGTCGCAATGGGAAGGTCTGTAACCCCAATTATTACCGATGAAAATGGCAATCCACTTTTTGGTGGTAATTATGAGTTTATATATGGAAAGATGGACAAAGTAAGGGACGGAGATAAAGCTGCAATTATAGCTTGTGGTCCCATGGTAGCAAAGGCAGTACAAGTTTGGGAAAAATTAAAAGAAAAGGGTATAAAAATTAAAGTTTTTAACTTTACATCTCCTAAAGAAATTGACTGGAACGCTTTATCTGAGGCTGCTAAAACAGGTTTTGTATTAACATACGAAGATCATAATGTATATACAGGAATAGGCAGTATAATAGCAGAAGCCCTTCTTGAAGGAGGATATAAAGTTAAGTTTAAGAAATTAGGAGTAAAAGAATACGGACTTTCTGGAAAACCTGATGCTCTTTACAAATTCCAGGGCTTAGATGTAGATTCAGTGGTAGATTTAATAATCAAAGAACTTGAGTAG
- a CDS encoding glucuronyl esterase domain-containing protein, translating into MQRSERYPKPKDLPLLYDLPDPFTFFDGSRGENLEDWDRRRQEIKELYQFYMYGYYPDTSEEEVDYKVNENTVSIRIRKGNRETTFNARFSLPEEKNFNPPYPVIVVIGFIGEHIPYITSKGYSVVIFDPYQVAKDDFTHQGAFYEIYPYSKDVRKSAGVLMAWGWGASKVMDIICKGAFSKIDPYKSVITGFSRFGKAAILAGAFDERFLIVNPHASGAGGTALFRYASPSSEPFSNLQSPSEAHWFNDIFREFDDVNRLPFDQHLLLALCAPRGLIITGGYADLWTDPEGTWRAFLEAKKVYEFWGYAERIRFAYREGGHTICREDIDNLIDFCEFIFNKTKRGG; encoded by the coding sequence ATGCAAAGATCTGAGAGATACCCTAAACCTAAGGATTTACCCTTATTATATGATCTTCCTGACCCCTTTACTTTTTTTGATGGCAGTAGAGGGGAGAACTTGGAGGATTGGGATAGAAGAAGACAAGAAATCAAAGAACTCTACCAATTTTATATGTATGGTTATTATCCTGATACTTCTGAGGAAGAAGTAGATTATAAAGTTAACGAAAACACAGTAAGTATTAGGATAAGAAAGGGAAATAGAGAAACAACTTTTAATGCAAGATTTAGCCTTCCTGAAGAGAAAAATTTTAATCCTCCATATCCTGTTATTGTAGTTATTGGTTTTATTGGAGAACATATTCCTTATATTACATCTAAGGGTTATTCTGTAGTAATTTTTGATCCTTATCAAGTAGCAAAGGATGACTTTACCCATCAAGGAGCTTTTTATGAGATCTATCCTTACTCAAAGGATGTAAGAAAGAGTGCTGGAGTACTTATGGCATGGGGTTGGGGTGCTTCTAAGGTTATGGATATAATCTGTAAAGGGGCTTTTTCTAAAATAGATCCTTATAAGTCAGTTATTACGGGTTTTTCTCGTTTTGGTAAAGCTGCTATTTTAGCAGGTGCTTTTGACGAGAGGTTTCTTATTGTGAATCCTCATGCTTCAGGGGCAGGAGGTACTGCGCTTTTTAGATATGCTTCTCCTTCTTCTGAACCATTTTCAAACTTACAGAGTCCTTCAGAGGCTCATTGGTTTAATGATATTTTTAGGGAGTTTGATGATGTGAACAGATTACCTTTTGATCAACATCTATTATTAGCTCTCTGTGCTCCGAGAGGTTTAATTATCACTGGAGGGTATGCTGATCTATGGACAGATCCCGAGGGAACCTGGCGTGCTTTCTTAGAAGCTAAAAAAGTTTATGAATTTTGGGGGTATGCTGAAAGGATTAGATTTGCCTATAGAGAAGGAGGACATACTATTTGTCGTGAAGATATTGATAATTTAATAGATTTTTGTGAGTTCATTTTTAATAAGACAAAAAGGGGAGGATAA
- a CDS encoding histidinol-phosphatase, giving the protein MLIDYHMHLERGPFEENWWLKFYEKGKERNIKELGISEHGHRFKEFRPIYNHLPITEPWCDSTLSEYKEFTMFLKKKYGIKIGVEMDYFPEKEKEIKELLQEYNFFDYVLGSVHFIDHGFGFDIDPNDPRWTERDIEEIFEDYFDKLEKLIKSNLFDVVAHLDVVKLWGGRKPKNLISLYEKTAKMIANHDISVELNTAGWRKPVNEIYPSPEFLKLLVHYNIPLTFGADAHTPEDVGRDIEKAYKLAKDLGFKRLSIFNKRDRIIVDL; this is encoded by the coding sequence ATGCTGATAGACTATCACATGCATTTAGAAAGAGGACCATTTGAGGAAAATTGGTGGCTTAAATTTTATGAGAAAGGAAAAGAGAGAAATATTAAAGAATTAGGGATTTCAGAACATGGACATCGCTTCAAAGAATTTAGACCTATTTATAACCATCTTCCCATAACAGAGCCATGGTGTGATAGTACCCTCTCTGAGTATAAAGAATTTACTATGTTTTTGAAAAAGAAATATGGCATAAAGATTGGTGTTGAAATGGATTATTTTCCTGAAAAGGAAAAAGAAATCAAAGAACTTTTACAAGAATACAACTTTTTTGATTATGTTTTAGGGTCGGTACACTTTATAGACCACGGATTTGGTTTTGACATAGATCCCAATGATCCTCGTTGGACCGAAAGAGATATTGAAGAGATCTTTGAAGATTATTTTGATAAGCTAGAAAAACTAATAAAAAGTAATTTATTTGATGTGGTTGCACATCTTGATGTGGTGAAACTTTGGGGTGGAAGAAAACCTAAAAATTTAATTAGTCTATATGAAAAAACAGCTAAAATGATTGCCAATCACGATATATCTGTAGAATTAAATACTGCTGGTTGGAGAAAACCTGTAAATGAAATCTATCCTTCACCTGAATTCCTTAAATTATTAGTTCATTACAACATTCCATTAACTTTTGGAGCCGATGCCCATACACCTGAAGATGTAGGAAGAGATATCGAAAAAGCATATAAATTAGCAAAAGATTTAGGATTTAAAAGATTATCAATCTTCAATAAAAGAGATAGAATTATTGTAGATCTTTAA
- a CDS encoding TldD/PmbA family protein, whose translation MLEIGREILSYASRFGGDYVDVRIVRRKQEEIEVKNGVLENASKNETYGFGIRVLYKGAWGFASSFDLSNYKKTVEKAFQIAKASASVNKKKVVLAPAEVYKTKWESYYKIDPFSVPFEKKLDLLFTADRIMREVKGISLTEAYLSFFKEDKVFLSSEGSEIEQSILESGGGITAYAIEGGDIQRRSYPNSFGGDFRKGGWEFIEELDLMGNAERIAKEAVALLSADPLPEMVTTLILDGTQLALQVHESCGHPTELDRVLGMEASFAGTSFLTLDKRNNFQYGSEIVNIVADATHPYGLGSFGFDDEGVPAQRSYLVKNGLFVGYLTSRETAVIFGEKSNGTMRADGWNRIPIIRMTNINLLPGEMPFEDLIASTDEGVYMAVNKNWSIDDKRLNFHFGCEIAYEIKNGKLGKIYKNPYYTGITYEFWRSCDAIADEKSWRVWGVPNCGKGEPIQIARVGHGVSPARFRKVKVGGK comes from the coding sequence TTGTTAGAAATTGGTAGAGAGATCTTAAGTTATGCCTCAAGATTTGGTGGGGATTATGTAGATGTAAGAATTGTAAGAAGAAAACAAGAAGAAATAGAGGTTAAAAACGGAGTTTTAGAAAATGCAAGCAAAAACGAAACTTATGGTTTCGGGATAAGAGTACTTTATAAAGGAGCCTGGGGCTTTGCATCTTCTTTTGATCTATCAAACTATAAAAAAACCGTCGAAAAAGCTTTCCAAATAGCAAAAGCAAGTGCCTCAGTGAATAAAAAAAAGGTAGTTTTAGCTCCAGCAGAAGTTTACAAAACCAAATGGGAAAGTTATTACAAAATTGATCCATTCTCTGTTCCTTTTGAAAAAAAATTAGACCTTCTTTTTACTGCCGATAGAATAATGAGAGAGGTAAAAGGAATAAGCCTTACTGAAGCATATTTGTCTTTCTTTAAAGAAGATAAAGTATTTCTAAGTAGTGAGGGATCTGAAATTGAACAAAGTATTCTTGAAAGTGGGGGCGGTATAACAGCATATGCTATAGAAGGAGGAGACATTCAGAGAAGATCATATCCAAATTCTTTTGGAGGAGACTTTAGAAAAGGTGGATGGGAATTTATTGAGGAGTTAGATCTCATGGGAAATGCAGAAAGAATAGCTAAAGAAGCAGTTGCCCTTCTCTCAGCAGATCCACTACCTGAAATGGTAACCACTCTTATCCTCGATGGAACCCAACTAGCATTGCAAGTTCATGAGTCTTGTGGACATCCAACAGAGCTTGATAGAGTTCTAGGAATGGAGGCAAGTTTTGCAGGAACAAGCTTTTTGACTTTAGACAAAAGAAATAACTTTCAATACGGCTCAGAAATAGTTAATATTGTTGCTGACGCTACTCATCCCTATGGTCTTGGAAGCTTTGGATTTGATGACGAAGGAGTACCCGCCCAGAGAAGTTATTTAGTAAAGAATGGACTCTTTGTCGGATATTTAACTTCTAGGGAAACTGCCGTTATTTTTGGTGAAAAATCCAATGGTACTATGAGGGCAGACGGTTGGAACCGTATTCCTATTATAAGAATGACCAATATAAACCTTCTTCCTGGAGAAATGCCTTTTGAAGATCTTATTGCCTCAACCGATGAAGGGGTATATATGGCTGTCAATAAAAATTGGTCTATTGATGATAAAAGGTTAAACTTTCATTTTGGCTGTGAAATCGCTTATGAAATAAAAAATGGAAAACTTGGAAAAATTTACAAAAACCCATATTACACAGGAATAACCTACGAATTTTGGAGAAGCTGTGATGCTATAGCTGATGAAAAATCATGGAGAGTATGGGGAGTACCTAATTGTGGTAAGGGAGAGCCAATACAAATTGCAAGAGTGGGTCATGGGGTTTCACCTGCAAGATTTAGAAAAGTAAAGGTAGGTGGTAAATAA
- a CDS encoding TldD/PmbA family protein, translating to MWGEDKILSLLKDIINKIPFERKEVSLSINSQELTRFANNTIHQNVAEENLSLTMRVGEGKRKIIVNTSDIDKEKIDKLIQDLYDLLKAQPETEELYLPESEPIPEYEKNLIAPSPELRADLVKNFIEKAEKHNLDAFGALSENTTEFGIINSNGVEAYATYSYAHGKVMYMGEGSGYQEELGKNLVSINFEKLSERALQKCIDSRNPEEIDPGIYTVILEPLAVGELFEMLSYFGFSAKAVQEKRSFLNLYMGQKIFKEFINVFDDGLNPEGIVIPIDFEGVPKKRVDLIKNGVPIGPVYDTATAAKEGKKSTGHALPPPSWGPAPLNLFFTPGEKTLEEIISETEKGILVTRFHYVNAFLDPVKVLATGMTRDGTFLIENGKIKKPLKNLRFTQSFVEALANVVDISNEAILVPSMGFSKVPAIKVENFNFTGKTEF from the coding sequence ATGTGGGGAGAAGATAAGATTTTAAGCCTATTAAAAGATATTATCAACAAAATACCTTTTGAGAGAAAGGAAGTAAGCTTATCTATAAATAGTCAAGAGCTAACAAGATTTGCCAACAACACTATTCACCAAAATGTGGCCGAAGAAAATTTATCTCTGACTATGAGGGTAGGTGAAGGAAAAAGAAAAATAATAGTAAATACAAGCGACATTGATAAGGAAAAAATAGATAAATTAATTCAAGACTTATATGACCTTTTGAAGGCTCAACCTGAAACTGAAGAACTATATTTACCCGAGTCAGAACCTATCCCTGAATATGAAAAAAATCTTATAGCACCCTCTCCTGAATTGAGAGCAGATCTTGTAAAAAACTTTATAGAGAAGGCAGAAAAACATAATTTAGATGCTTTCGGAGCCCTATCAGAAAACACCACAGAATTTGGGATTATAAATTCAAATGGAGTAGAGGCTTATGCCACCTATTCTTATGCCCATGGAAAGGTTATGTACATGGGAGAAGGATCAGGATATCAAGAAGAATTAGGGAAAAACTTAGTTAGCATAAACTTTGAAAAACTCTCTGAAAGAGCATTACAAAAATGTATAGATAGTAGAAATCCAGAAGAGATTGATCCTGGAATTTATACAGTAATTCTTGAACCCCTCGCTGTAGGAGAACTTTTTGAAATGCTTTCTTACTTTGGCTTTTCTGCAAAAGCTGTTCAAGAAAAAAGATCTTTCTTGAACCTTTATATGGGACAAAAAATCTTCAAAGAATTTATCAATGTCTTTGATGATGGATTAAACCCTGAAGGAATTGTAATTCCTATAGACTTTGAGGGAGTACCTAAAAAGAGAGTAGACCTAATAAAGAACGGGGTTCCTATAGGACCAGTATATGATACTGCAACAGCAGCAAAGGAAGGCAAAAAATCTACTGGACATGCTCTTCCTCCGCCATCCTGGGGGCCTGCTCCCTTAAATCTTTTCTTTACTCCTGGAGAAAAAACTTTGGAGGAAATAATAAGTGAAACCGAAAAAGGAATATTAGTGACAAGATTCCATTATGTAAATGCCTTTCTCGATCCTGTAAAAGTACTCGCCACAGGAATGACACGAGATGGAACCTTCTTAATAGAAAACGGAAAAATCAAAAAACCTTTAAAAAATTTAAGATTCACTCAAAGTTTTGTGGAAGCTTTAGCAAATGTGGTAGATATATCCAACGAGGCAATTTTAGTTCCCAGTATGGGTTTTTCAAAAGTACCAGCAATCAAAGTAGAAAATTTCAATTTCACAGGAAAAACTGAATTTTAA
- a CDS encoding Hsp20/alpha crystallin family protein has product MLRRYWDPFEEIRHLQREMDRLFADFFGETTAVEERRGAYAPAIDMYETDENIVLKVELPGFKPEDVDISVTEDSVIIQGETKEEEEVKKENFYRKERRLGRIYRRIDLPKPIVPDKSEAVYKNGVLTLTLPKAKPEKLEGIKIKIKEEK; this is encoded by the coding sequence ATGTTAAGAAGATATTGGGATCCTTTTGAGGAAATAAGACACTTACAAAGAGAAATGGATAGATTATTCGCAGATTTCTTTGGTGAAACTACAGCTGTTGAGGAAAGAAGAGGAGCTTATGCTCCTGCCATAGACATGTATGAAACTGATGAAAATATCGTATTAAAAGTTGAACTTCCAGGCTTCAAGCCTGAAGATGTAGATATCAGTGTAACAGAAGATAGTGTAATAATTCAGGGAGAAACTAAGGAGGAAGAAGAGGTAAAGAAAGAGAACTTCTATAGAAAGGAAAGAAGATTAGGTAGGATCTATAGAAGAATAGATCTACCAAAGCCCATAGTACCTGACAAGAGCGAAGCTGTTTATAAGAACGGAGTATTGACCTTAACATTACCAAAGGCAAAACCTGAAAAACTTGAGGGTATTAAGATAAAGATTAAGGAAGAGAAGTAA